The Gemmatimonadaceae bacterium genomic sequence CCGACAGGGTCTTGCTCGACGAACGACTGGCCGAGCAGGATGCCAACCCAGGAACGGGCGCGCCTTGGCCCGAGGTCCGGGCCCGGATTGTAAAGCGCTGACGTGCGCCGGCTGGAGGTTCGGCCGCTCGCCGAGGGCGACGTGCAGGCCGCGTTCGATTGGTACGAAGCCCAGGCCGAAGGGCTTGGTCACGAGTTCCTCCGAGCGGTTGATGCCTGCTACGCGATGATCGAGCGATGGCCCGAGGCATTCCCC encodes the following:
- a CDS encoding type II toxin-antitoxin system RelE/ParE family toxin, producing MEVRPLAEGDVQAAFDWYEAQAEGLGHEFLRAVDACYAMIERWPEAFPVVYKRYRRALLRRFPYLVYYSVSDAVIEVVACAHGRQHPR